One Rosa chinensis cultivar Old Blush chromosome 3, RchiOBHm-V2, whole genome shotgun sequence DNA window includes the following coding sequences:
- the LOC112191470 gene encoding uncharacterized protein LOC112191470, whose product MMRTISGWRRFLILVPLLFFLAHFFSVDQLHYNPRPVPNKQSKFNHLVLGPAAGQGLTNRLQCQPQGIKALNKTHFSSATAPALDNIHFVTVFTLYNSIRPDYQLSNLVTVGNASYTKLERSMAILNIFVNFIQVAMPRSDVVILTDPASDLSMHRNGVTIYPIQGEYSRDKLMLQRIRSYIAFLETRMEEVSQNQGHIHHYIFTDSDIAVVDDLGHIFHDYPNFHLALTFRNNKEQPLNSGFIAVRGTPAGILRAKTFLQEVLKVYRSRYMKASRMLGDQLALAWVVKSHPSFDPKKFTKAQAFIEDIGGAAVLFLPCAVYNWTPPEGAGQFHGMPLDVKVIHFKGSRKRLMLESWNFFSASSDISDMLCLILKSGRTKYDF is encoded by the exons ATGATGAGGACCATAAGTGGATGGCGTCGCTTCCTCATCCTCGtccctcttcttttctttcttgctcACTTCTTCTCCG ttGATCAATTGCATTACAACCCACGACCTGTGCCCAACAAACAAAGCAAATTCAACCACTTGGTTCTCGGACCTGCTGCCGGCCAAGGCTTGACCAATCGTCTCCAATGCCAACCCCAAG GAATCAAAGCTCTTAACAAAACCCATTTCTCCTCTGCCACTGCCCCTGCACTTGATAACATTCACTTTGTCACCGTCTTTACCCTATATAATTCCATCCGTCCCGATTATCAGTTATCAAACTTGGTTACAGTTGGCAATGCTTCTTACACTAAATTGGAGAGGTCTATGGCCATTCTCAATATTTTTGTTAACTTCATCCAG GTGGCAATGCCCCGGAGCGATGTAGTGATTTTAACTGACCCAGCATCTGATCTTTCAATGCACAGAAATGGGGTCACCATTTATCCAATTCAAGGTGAATATTCGCGAGACAAGTTGATGCTTCAAAGAATCAGGTCTTACATT GCCTTCCTAGAAACAAGGATGGAGGAGGTTTCTCAGAACCAAGGTCATATTCATCATTACATCTTCACCGACTCAGATATAGCTGTGGTTGATGATCTAGGACATATATTTCATGATTATCCAAATTTTCATCTGGCGCTGACCTTCCGGAACAACAAAGAACAACCTCTGAATTCAGGATTTATAGCAGTCAGGGGTACTCCTGCTGGCATTTTAAG GGCAAAGACTTTTCTACAAGAAGTACTGAAAGTTTACAGGTCAAGGTACATGAAAGCTTCACGGATGCTTGGGGATCAGTTGGCCCTTGCCTGGGTGGTCAAGTCACACCCATCTTTTGATCCAAAGAAATTCACTAAAGCCCAAGCTTTCATAGAAGATATCGGCGGTGCTGCAGTGTTATTTTTACCCTGTGCTGTATACAATTGGACACCACCAGAGGGTGCAGGTCAATTTCATGGCATGCCCTTGGATGTTAAG GTCATTCATTTCAAAGGATCAAGGAAACGACTAATGCTCGAATCATGGAACTTCTTCAGTGCATCTTCTGACATTTCAGATATGTTGTGTCTGATATTGAAGAGTGGGAGAACGAAGTACGATTTTTAA